agcatttcatttctcttgctgCCAGCTTTATCTAGTGTGAATAAATCAGCACTCCATGACCATCATGACCATAATGACCAAATTCTCAACCTGTAAAAATTAAATAGGTAACTAGTTATCTCTCTTAAGGAAATTCTTCAAAACTTGCCTATAACTGCCCtcttttccagaaagaaaaggcaaGTTCAGACTTGCAGCTTAACGTATTTCGTGTTCTACTATTTCTCTTAAGTGGTGGAAGATTCACTGGCTTGGGATGGACTGGAATGGCTTAAATGGCTTAAAGTTGCATGGCTTATGGATTCCCATTCTGTTCCAATGGTGCACTGCCATGTTTAATCCATAAGTTGAACGGACAAAACTTATTTGAAGGAATAAGTGCAGTGTAAGGATTTTTAGTTGGAGGTCTTCAAGTTTACTATATTCAAGAGCATCTTTTTCAACTTCATGGCTGGACCTGGGTCATGCTGCCtcaggttttgctttttaaagaccACTTGCAATAGATTTTCTCCATACAGTGTAGTTTTCATAGAACTAAAAACAAGTCAGGCATCCAACTAAATGTCAAGTTTGCAATGGCTTACAGGGGTAGAGAGGGGGACCCCAAACTTAAGCCATTTCCTACAGTCTAAAAGACTAATTTGAAAAACGTTAAAACGTATGAATCATGTTTAAAGGTCTtcatcaaaaaatacttttaaaaaaaaccccctCCCAAGCCCCAGATTGCTATTGGTAAACAGCTGTATTAGGCCTTTAAGTGCCacacatgctttaaaaaaaaaaattccaagtgtTGAATTTGGAGGACTTCTAATATGCTATCGAACACTGTTttccaaaagttttttttaaatctagaaagCATTTCCATTGCCATGAGGTACAGTGTGTTTCACTGTACTATGAGGAAGGTTTAAGTGTTCAATTTCGACTTAGACGGAAAAACTAGTTTGCTTTGCTTACCATCTTTGCTGTTTCACAGGCATTTGATGCTTTAAATCTGATGTGGAATGCTGATAGATTCACTTTTTAGAAGTCATAAGCCTTTGAGAAGTTGGAGATAACTTCATTGCTTATCTATTTTCTCCTTTGCAATCAAGCTGTTCCTTAAAAGTGAGACACTACAGAGTTGCAAAAATTTGAAACAGTAAGAGCAAGCATCGTTTGCAGCTTCATGGTTGGTTTTGGCCAAACTTTTTATTTAGTATTCTGTAGTtgcttaacacacacttatatggTCTTATTGGGGGAGGGGAAATAGGGGAGGTTCTTGTAGATTCCCAAGGAAATGTCAGAAAGGCATAATATGGCCAGCATTATCCATTTGCTTTTTTGGGTTTACTGGGCGAATAGCACTTTCCTTACATGTAAGCATCTGATCTCAGGTTTTTCATACTGAGAACATTGAGATTTCAGTTTGAAGACACTCTGAAATCCAAAGAGTAGCATACCCCGACCACCCTCTAATAGCTAGCTTGTTTGTATAGGCAGGAGgattcatttctccattttagaTGGCTAGATATTTTGTGGAAGATCTTAGAATTGCTTGCCTcatttactgggaaaaaaaaatcttatagaaGTGGCCTTTGGGGACACTTTTACAACACTAGTACACATGTCAAGTCTTAACACATTTAACATTTGCTTATTGAAAGCAATGTCATAAAATCAAATAAGATTAAACATGTTTTACTCTTTTCCTCACAAGAACATAAAAATTAAGGAAGGGGAACTtaacaggaaatttaaaaaacgtAACACAATTTTTCCTCTTAGTAGTCCTTGGGTAGTTACGACAGAATAGGTTccacttttgtttgtttctttgaacaGGGATTTTGGtccaaagttttgtttgtttttaatatctgCTTCTGCCTCCCCCTCTATCAGATCGGCTTCCTCCACGGCCACCACCTCTTGGTGCTCCGCGGCTTGAACTGCTGTAGGAATCACGTGGAGGAGGGTACCCCCTTTCCATAGAAGGGGGAAGCCCTCTTTCTTGTCTGCCAACCCGATCACGACCACTTGAGTAGAGATCACTTCGGCTGCTTGAGTAACTGTCTCGACTTCCACCATATCCGTCACGTGAGCTGCTGTAATCATCATAGCGACTGCTTCCACCATAAGATGGCGGGGGCCCTCGTGTAGGTGGAGCACTACGTGAGTTACCTGCAGGGTCAATGGTCAGGTAATATGGCAACACTATAAATTGGATATATACAACATTTATATCTGAATTTACAGAATTCTTGTATTAAACGTTTACTTTCTCAACTGGGAGGTTTTAAACTCTGCCATTGCTGGCCATTAACAGGGATTTGCTCATCTGCTGAGATATGGGCATGGATGGATTTTAATGTTTGTTTGAAAAGACTGAAGACGGTGTGTATTTCAAGAGGATATTCCAGACAGCTTGTTATTTTATAGTAGACACTCAGCCACTTTCCAGTGATAAGTTGCAATTTTGAACTGTAGACTTTCCTTCATATTGCAATGGTAAACATTTCATCttgttaataaaatttttaaattgtattttcactGTTGGGGGAAAACACATAAGGCTGCCAATTTAAGCAAGCAAAATCCCCTCCAAAGCAAGCAAacagcctcaaaaaaaaaaaaaacttagaaaaaaaacaaaagcccctCACAAGACTAGGAAAAGCCCAGCTGATTAAGTTACCCCCCTAAAAGCAAGCAAACATCCCTTTAAAAGCAAGCACCACACAGCCTAATAAACTGGCTCATGAACCTAAAAACTCAAGCTGGTGATATTCAAAGACCCTCAACCAAAATCTTACCATAACTCTCATATGAATCTCTGTAGGAACCTCCACTTGGATGATCTGAATAGTCTCGATCACGACCATAGCCATCTCTATCACTAAGTTAAAGAGGAAAATGTATAAGCCCCAGAGCAtcaatttactcttttttttacaTCAAGCCTTGGCAGCAACAGCAAAGTAACTTACCTATAGCCTCTTGATGGATAGTCATCACGTGAACTGGAATGACCATAATCACGGTAAGTGTAATCTCTTGGCGGTGGTGCATAATCTCTTGTATCTCGAGAACTTGGGTAATCTCTACTTGAATAGCTACAGAAACAAAAGTAACTGGTTTATACTTTTGATGAGCTCTCCCTTCAATCTTAGCTACTAACGAGACAAAAGCTACTATGCTTTTCTGTTACCTGTCTTTAGTAGAATATCCATCATCTCTTGGGGACAAATAAACATCTCTACGAGAGGGTAAGGGTTCCCTTCGAGGCGGGCCTCCATAACTATCTCTTCCACGTGATACAGgagcttaaagaaaaatatataaaaaaatatatccagagaaaagtcaaaatataaaattatattcgGGCAATGAAGCAATTCAACCAAATATGACAATATGGAGATAAATCAAGAAATCCTCTAAAATTCTTACACCTAAATTCTTTTCAACGCTATGCACTTAACTGCATGTACCTAAGATCACCTGGAATCAGTTTAAAGTATGTTTAAGATTCACCTCTCAATCCTTTCCTGGTGGTAAGATGAACTGACATAAAGGAAACATTTACCTCTTCCACCCATTCCACTGCTGCTGCGAACTGGTCCTGAAGGGGCAGATCGTTTAGGAGGAGGACCCCCACTTCGTGGTGGTGGTCCTCTTTTTACTGGGAGTGGTCCCCTGGAAGAACTCATGTTAAAATTCATGGAATAGCCACCATCATCTAcatgagaacaacaacaacaaacaacacaTTACTACTTACATGAAGTAAGAAAAAGCTACAAGTTTCCTTTGCTTGACCAAGACCGACCATCATTTGTTTACTGGGGAATCTTCAGTTTTCACTCATACAAGATTGTGCATAAGAAGTCTACATAGATTAGAAAAATGAACTTAAGTGTAGTCTTAAAGTTACttcaaataaatatacaaactTACATTTTTGTATGACCAACACCTATCAAAAATTTTCTGCAAGTGTTTTTTCCTACAGAATGAACTACCTGGATAAGGAATAGCTTACTTAAACATTGTAATGTAACTGAGGATGCCTTCACTGTTTCCCTTAAGTCATTATCAGTAGATGAACAAGAGTTCTCAATTTCAAAAGCTGGGGCCTTTAAACAAAGCACACATCGGTGTTGGTTACAGTTCCCAACTTAATATAATAGTCCTGAAGTAAACGCAAGTCATTACCCATGTGTCCTCCACGTGAAGGAGGTCCCCTGgttcctccacttcctcctcttcCACCTCTAAGGCCTCTTGGAGGGCCTCTGCTTCTTGGAGGTGGAGGTGGTCCACGTCTACCACTTTCAAACGACGGTTTAGTGGCTTGTTCAACTTTGATGGCTTTTCCATCTAAGGACTAAATACCAAACATGGCTTACTACATTAGTATTTAAAAAGCTTTCAGATCCACTATGCACTGACCCCAGTATGTTCTTGAAAATGCTACTTTTTCACTTAGCACTTACATGCTACTCAGTTTTTTAGCAAGATGCTGATATGAACTAAAACCTAAGGTGGACCCACTGCACTGCTGGTCAGTAAATTTAAAACAATGCCAATTATTTAACTAATTATCAAGACAgtcaaaaagaaaagccaaagttATCAAATCAGTTCCTGGATCTCAAAGTATAATATATACTAAAACTGAAAGACTCTTGTTAAGAGAACATATAATCCCGAAGTGACTACAAAATTTGGTTCTAAAATTACAAAGAGCAATGATCAGCGTCCTGGAAAGGTATACACTCAAATTTCAAGAGCTGCCCCAGAGCAGACTTGGGTGACATATTGCACTATTTCACTTCCTAGGCAACATGGTATTGTGCAATCTCACCTTTCCATTCATGTCTCTGGCTGCATCCTTAGCATCTGCTGGGCTTTCAAAGGTGACGAAAGCAAATCCTCTGGATTTGTTGGTTTCACGATCTTTCATCAAGAGAACTAAAAAGTAGTTTTCAGGGGGGAAAGAAGTGTTACTCTAGTTCgaatgagaaaacaaaagtaaatctGTAAAAAGAAAAGCTCAGAACTTCTTAGAGGACAAAGTACATAATCATTTCGTAAGATCAATGCAATCAAATTCATCAtagcttatcttttaaaaattctgacagCCTCCCATGTACTTTGTTAACTCACCTTCCACTATTCGTCCATATTTGCCAAATACTGCTTCAAGGGCCTTCTCATTTGTTTCTGTATTGAGGCCACCGATGAAGAGCTTCCCTGGGCGATCTGCTTCAACCATTTTTCCCCCCTAGTGAAAGTCTGTTGAAATATCAGTGTTACTCCCCCTGGAAAAAGTTTACCCGACAAGTACTTATTGGGGCTCATTTCCCCCTGCTTTAATAAAATCATCCCTTAGTCACTCAAGGCAAGCAAACTAATCGTTCCTAAGCCTCAGCAGGAAACCAATTTAAGTATTTTAGTGATAGCAGTTAATGTTAAACTGGTTAAAGAGCCAACTAAACTTATGTCTTTATCCTTAATCCACCTTGGCAGTTTAGCAAGATAACAGCTATTCAGTATTTGAAAAAGTGGGTTTTATTTGTAATCCTAGGTATGTAGCCTTTTAAAGATTCTATTATCACATCCCAATTACCCTATTTTTAAAACCTGTCGACTCAGTCAAGGTCACAGGCCAAACGCAGATGCGTTTAAGACCAAGCCCTCTCCCAAGAACTGCCTCTCATTAGGATTCCCTAGTAAATCTAAGCAGCAACTTCAAGTTTTAACCAAGTTACggctcccctccctccagtcccTGCCTCGCCGGAAAGGTTACCGACTTAAGAAAATCGTCAATAACATCCCATTATAAATAACGGAATGCGGACGCGCGCATTTTAACACTCAACACTCCATGACTGCAGCGGAACCCAAATAAAACCCGTCATTAAAAACCGCGTGGAAAATACAAAATGGCGACACTTGGAGTCAGCCCAGAACCGCCACCGGTCAGCGGAGTAACTTTCACCGGCAGCGGCGGCTGGGAAAATTCAAAGGGCTTCCCGTCCGAGGCCTCCAATGAACAAGGACCCCGCGCAAGAGTGCACGTGCCCGCCCGTAGCGCCAGCGCCATCCCCATGCAGGTAGCGACCGCGCCTCCGCGGTCCCTCCTCGTCCCGCTCCAACCCCGACCTCCgccaccgccccccccccgcaGGCGACAGCCAAACTTTCCGGAGAGGCACACAACGGCGCGGACCCCTGCGTCCGCTTCCCTTACGACACTCGCAGCTTTATCTAAATAGGTCGGCACCTCTGGGTTCTTAAAATGGCGCCCGCCACCCCCCATCTCTCGGGAGATAATCCCAACTTCTGACGCGGCAAGAGAGGACCAAAACGGACTGGAGAAAAGGACTCACGTACCGGCGGGGTGACGGCGGTTTCAGGCTCCTAAGAGCTCACCGAAAGCGGCTTCCTAGCACCTCAGCACGCGGAAGAGCGGCCGGTACCGAAAACGGAAGGAGGAAGGCGCTCGCACTGCTGCGCAACGAGGGCGAACAAAGGAGACAGCAAACTTTATACTGCCCGGGAACGAGGCTGAAGGACCCGGATGGAGACGGAGCTTAGAATTTGAAACCCGAAGGGAGGGGGGAGCGGTTCCCAGCTTCCCCATTGGCTGTCTCCGCTGTCATTCATCCTTCGCCCCTCCTTTTTTCCCGGGCTCTCCGCTCTCCGGCCGGCCCCTGTTTCTAACCGTTTTCCCAGCCCCCACCCGTGCTCCACAGACCCGCGTTTTTGCTTTCCGCTAAAATGGTTCACGGGCTGCCTGTAATAAAGAATTGAAATTTATTGCGTGTTCTTGTGGGCTGGGCATGGCGCTAAACTTTACACTCATTTATTTAATTCCCAAAACAATGTCATAAGGCCGGATACTCGTACTGTGCCAgttttgcagaaaaggaaaacaaagaagttTAGATAGTAAAATGTGTTTTCCACAAATATCTTTAACAAGAATTTTTGGTGAAGGGGGAAATTCTGATAAGTAAATGTCaggcagggggaaaaaactgcaaaaaacagcAGACAGATAATCCCTTTATATGGAACAAATACTGAGCACCTACAGAATGGCAGGCAGTCTCGGCTTGGTGTGAGGGAACAACCCAGAGCAAGCGCGACAAGGGCAACGTGCCTCATAGGTAAGGCTgccaaatttagcaaataaaaatacaggacactcAGTTAACTTTGATTTTAAGATAACAAATAGTTTTTCCAATATAAGTAGGTCTAAGTATCACACAAAAAACTAATTTCGTTGTTGATCGGAAACTCAAATTGAACTGGGCATTTTGTATATTGTCTGCCAATACTACTCATGGGGGGATTACAAAAATTTCTAATTTgctaatttctttaaaaactaaataaaaatttaagtacaGCTAACAAATAAAACAATTGCATGTTGTGATTAGTGCCAGGGAGGAAGTAAACTAGGTGCTTTGATGGACAATACTTGGAAGCCCAAGTTCAATTTAGCAATCTGGGAAGGTCTATCTGAAGAAGCCACTTGGCAGATCAGAGCTGAAGGAAGAAACTAGCGGTGGGAAAGCTGTGGGGTGGGGAAGCTTTTCAGAAAAAGAAGCACAAAGTGAAGGAGAAGAGCTTGCATGTATCAAGGGACAGAGATTCAGGGTGACCAGAATTTAAGGGGCATAAAGTGACGGAACCAAGGTAGGCAGAACATTCAAACCCATTACAagattacaggaaaaaaaaattacaggggaaaaaaaaaaagattgcaggGGATAAGTGTGGAAATGGGGACACCAATGAGGCTGTGTAAACAGACGAAGAGAAAGAGGACAATGGCTTGAGTTAGGGTTGTGATGGTGGATCTGGGGAAGAAGGACAATTGCTAGGTGTATATGGCAGGTAGCATGGATAGGATCTGTTAATGAATTCAATGGGAAAGCACTGGGGTGGAATTGAAAAACACAGGGTAAGTCTTTATGGATGACTGAGTATCTAGTATTAGCAGTGGTGGCCATTTACCAAAATGGCTGCAGAGGAGCAAGTTTGGGAATGGCTGGGGGGCAGTGTAGAGAAATCTGATGCTCAGAGCAGAGATCAGGACTAAATTTGTCACTTTAGAAATAGTAATGAAACCCAACAGAATGAATGATACCACCAAAGAAAAGAAtacaataggaaaagaaaagaaggtgcCAAATCACAAAATATTAACTGTAATTTTAAGTGCTTGTGGAGAGAAAAACACTAGAAGGAAATATGTTAAAAAGTTACCAGTTTATcttggaggaggggaagaagtaATGGGCCATTGTTACTTTTCTTCTCCACAGTTACTCTATCAGGGTGAATTATGATATATGCCAGGCAGGTGGTGGTAAATGATGCTCAGGTCATGGTAAAAGCCCCAAGGAGCTTTGGAACCAGCTCTGAATTATTACCACTGATGGAGAGAATCATACTCAGTAGGACAAGAatatttgttcttgttttttcttttcccagccAAATAATAACCAGTGAAGCCAAAGTCATGTCCACTTGCCTTCAGAATGAGTTATGTAAATTATTGGCTCTCTCGATACTTGGGAATTGGCCAGGTTGGCAAAAACCACTTAAATGCCAGGCTCAGCAGAGTCTGCACCCCCAGGCGGAACTCGGAGCAgtccttccccctggacaggcagGCACTCTCTCTCTCCGTCTCAAATCCGGACAGAAGGACTGCAGGACCTTCCCTCGGCTCTGAGTCTAAGCCAGGCCTACCTCAGTTTAGGGCAGAACAGGGCTGACTCTACCACAGATGTCCCT
This Camelus bactrianus isolate YW-2024 breed Bactrian camel chromosome X, ASM4877302v1, whole genome shotgun sequence DNA region includes the following protein-coding sequences:
- the RBMX gene encoding RNA-binding motif protein, X chromosome isoform X2, with the translated sequence MVEADRPGKLFIGGLNTETNEKALEAVFGKYGRIVEVLLMKDRETNKSRGFAFVTFESPADAKDAARDMNGKSLDGKAIKVEQATKPSFESGRRGPPPPPRSRGPPRGLRGGRGGSGGTRGPPSRGGHMDDGGYSMNFNMSSSRGPLPVKRGPPPRSGGPPPKRSAPSGPVRSSSGMGGRAPVSRGRDSYGGPPRREPLPSRRDVYLSPRDDGYSTKDSYSSRDYPSSRDTRDYAPPPRDYTYRDYGHSSSRDDYPSRGYSDRDGYGRDRDYSDHPSGGSYRDSYESYGNSRSAPPTRGPPPSYGGSSRYDDYSSSRDGYGGSRDSYSSSRSDLYSSGRDRVGRQERGLPPSMERGYPPPRDSYSSSSRGAPRGGGRGGSRSDRGGGRSRY
- the RBMX gene encoding RNA-binding motif protein, X chromosome isoform X1, translating into MVEADRPGKLFIGGLNTETNEKALEAVFGKYGRIVEVLLMKDRETNKSRGFAFVTFESPADAKDAARDMNGKSLDGKAIKVEQATKPSFESGRRGPPPPPRSRGPPRGLRGGRGGSGGTRGPPSRGGHMDDGGYSMNFNMSSSRGPLPVKRGPPPRSGGPPPKRSAPSGPVRSSSGMGGRAPVSRGRDSYGGPPRREPLPSRRDVYLSPRDDGYSTKDSYFCFCSYSSRDYPSSRDTRDYAPPPRDYTYRDYGHSSSRDDYPSRGYSDRDGYGRDRDYSDHPSGGSYRDSYESYGNSRSAPPTRGPPPSYGGSSRYDDYSSSRDGYGGSRDSYSSSRSDLYSSGRDRVGRQERGLPPSMERGYPPPRDSYSSSSRGAPRGGGRGGSRSDRGGGRSRY